ATTTACAAGTATTAAAAAATCAAGGGATGACAATCATAGTTTCTGAACATCGTTTATATTATTTGACGGACCTTGCTGATCGCTATTTAATTATGGATCAAGGTCGAATCATTGAAAACTATACAAGTCATGAAATGAAAGAAAAATCCTCCTTAAACATTAAAAAAATGGGACTAAGATCCCTTGAACAAACTTATTTTAAGAAGAGTATTCAAGCAACTGAATCTCATGGGGAAATAGTATTAACATGTGAGGAACTTGATTTTCATTACCGCAAGCAGCCTTCCGTTCTGAACATTCCTACACTCACTTTAACTAGTTCGCATATTACAGGTATAATTGGTTGTAACGGAGCTGGAAAATCAACTTTTTCAAAACTGATATCAGGACTGCTCAAACCTAATCAAGGAATAATTCGGTTGAATCAGCTTGCATTGCGACCAAAAGAGTTGATCAAAGAGAGTTTTGTGGTGATGCAAGATGTTAATTTGCAATTGTTTTTTGAAACAGTAGAAAAAGAAATCAGTTTAAATGCAAAAAATACTGCTGAGTTTGATAGAGTTGTCCAGATGTTGAATTTAGAATCCTTGTTATTACGTCATCCGCAGACCTTATCAGGAGGAGAAAAACAACGTGTTGCTATTGCTAGTGCCTTATTATCAGGCAAAAACGTGATTATTTTTGATGAACCGACAAGCGGTTTAGACTTAGTGCATATGGAGGAAGTCAGTAATACGATTCGTTGGCTGCATCAAGAAGGAATATTGGTACTAGTGATTACACATGACAAAGAATTTCTCAGTCAAACATGTCAGCGAGTTCTTCACTTTGACCAGGGACAAATCATAGAAGATTATTTTATTGAAACAACTATAAAAGACTAATGGAGGAAAAGCTATGTATATTGTAACGAATACGATTAAAACTGAGACGGCTCATTCACAAAAAATCATTAAACAGTTTACCGCTGGTCATACTAAAGAAAGTATGGAAGCGGTAGATGGATTTTTGAATTTTCAATTAATGCATCGATTATTACCAGAGGATCCTGAAATAACGGAATTGGTTGTTTTAAGTCGCTGGACTTCAAAGGAGCATCAAAAAAATTGGGTGAACAGTCAATCGTTCAAACAGATGCATCAAAGAAAAGACAATAAAGAAGAGCCTGAAAATGAAAAACCTAAAAGAGCTGGATTTATTTCAAGTACAATAGCTGAATATGACGTTTTAACGTAAAAAAAATTGTGGATAGTACTGGAATAAGAGTTCGTTACATCCATTCTTTGTGCTATATCTATCTTTGCAGCCCGGTGATTAGAAAATCAGGTGGATAGATCGAGTTCTAGTAAGCTTTTAGGGCATACGTCCACCAAAATGACTTTAGAGACATACACAGATTAACTGATTTAAAGTCTTAAAAAACATCTATAGAAGCGTTCGGAACAAGTGCATCAAGAGTAAATAGTTATATAAAGACTAAGAACCGCTAGTAAAGAAGGAATAACAAATAAAAAGTGTTTACAATTTCTAACTGATAAAAAATGAATATGTAGTGAAATAGGTGTCTAATGAAGAATTTTCCTTTCGTTCATAAGACACTTATTTATTCGTTTTGATGAAAATATTTTCATTAATTATAGACAATGAAGAAAATACTTGAAAATATTATCGGAATTGTTCTCTTTTTTTATAATCCAGAGTATATTAAATAAGAAGAGAGATGGAAGGAGAATTACAATGAAGAAAATACATGTTGTCGCTCATACACATTGGGATCGTGAATGGTATTTTAGCGATAATGAAGCATTTATCCAATTTTCTTATCATATGGATGAAGTGATTTATGCTTTGGAAAATAACGAATTAGACTACTATTACTTAGATGGCCAATTAAGTATTTTAGATGATTATTTAAAAGTTTATCCAGAAAAAGAAGCAAGGATCATAAAATTAGTTACAGCGAGTAAATTATTTATCGGACCTTGGTATACGCAGATGGATGAATTTGTGGTAGCTGGGGAATCAGTTGTGAAGAATTTACAAATTGGTATCGATATGTCAAAAAGATTAGGCGGCTACACATCCTTGGGCTATTTACCCGACTCTTTTGGTCAAGGAAAGGACATGCCTAAAATTTATAATGGGTTTGGTATTCAAGATGCTGTATTTTGGCGAGGAATGCCTAGTGGAGTCACAAAAAGTCGTGAATTTTATTGGACTGCTGAAGATGGTTCGAAAGTATTGACGATCAATATTCGCAATGGTTACTATGCTGGAGTGACGCTCGTTGAGGGCGATCTTTATCAAAAGAAATCTATGCTGGATCTTGTATCTGAGGATAGCAGTACAGAGATAGTGACTTTACCAGTTGGAGGAGATCAGCGAGCGGTAGATCGCAATTTGAAAGCAATTATCCAAGAAGTTAATGAACAATTTGACAGCGAATACAAAATTGAAGAAAGCAATTACCCTCATATTTTTAATCTATTAAGAGCCAGAGCAGAAAATTTACCAACGGTTCAAGGGGAATTTATGAGCGGAAGTGTTTCGAAAATTCATCGTTCGATCTATTCATCAAGATACGACTTAAAAAAATTGAATGACACGATCGAAAATCGCTTGATTTTCCAGTTAGAACCTTTGATGTTAATGGCGGATGATTTAGGAATTCCCTTTAAAAGAGAACTGTTGGATTATATTTGGAAGCTATTATTGAAAAATCATGCCCATGACAGCATCGGTGGTTGTAATACGGATAAAACCAATGAAATGATTTTGGCTAGATATAAAGAAGCGGATCAATTGTCTTATTCAACGATCGATTACCTTGTGCGAAAAATATCTGAATCCATTGAAGGAATCAAAGAAAATGATTTAATTTTATTTAATACACTGCCCTATACCAGAACGGATCCTTATGTGGTAGAAGTGAGTACAAAACTTGAAAATATTAAGTTATTTGATGAAAATCATAGTGAACTGGATATACAAGTAATATCAACAGAAAAAGTGTATGCTGGTGAAGTTAGACGATCAGAAAGTGATTACGATGAATCAAAATATTACTACATCCATAAAATAAGCTTCATTAAAGAAACATTACCATTATCATATAGGATTGTTACCATAGAAGAGCAAAATGAAATGATTGATAACACAGATCGAACTGATAGAGAAAATGCAATTATTGAAAATGATTCATATAAAATCAGTTTTGCAAAAGGGAAGTTCTCTATTTTAGCAAAAGACCAAGGAAAAATGTATGAAAATTGTCTTTATATGGAAGAATCTGGTGATGAAGGAGATACGTATGATTATTCACCTGCTTATCACGATAAAATCCATCAGTTGACTTTTGATACGACAGATGCATCCGTCCAAACTGGTTCCTTTATTTCTACAATGACATTAAAGGGGAGTTGGCAGGTACCAAAAGATTTAAACGCTAGAAAAGAGCAAAACTTAAATGAAGTGATTGACTATACTTTTACATTGTCATTAAGCAAAAGTTCTAAGCGAATTGATATGAAATTAAAAATCAATAATCAAGCTTTGGATCATCGAATGCGCTTCGTTGTAAAGACACCAGTTGAAAGTCAGGTCAGCTATGCGGATACACTATTTGGCATTGTAGAACGAAATAATCACGATCCTCATATCAATGATTGGAAAGAACTTGGTTGGAAAGAAGAACCAACAGAAATTTATCCAATGATCCATTATGCGAATATTCATGATACAACAGCTAGCTGGACTGTTATTAGCAAAGGAATCAAGGAATATCAAGTGATTGACAGCAAGATGTATATTACTTTGTTTAGGGGGGTAGGGTTTTTAGGTAGACCTGAATTGTTAAGAAGACCTGGAGATGCTTCTGGGAATCAATTCCGCTATATTCCAACGCCAGACAGTCAATTGCTAGGGACTTTGGAAATGGAATTTTCATTGATGATTGCTGAGGAGTTTGATCCCGTGAAAATCCAAAAAGAATATCAACAATATTCAGTGGCAAGTCCGTATTACCAAGTTCAGCTATTGAATCGCTTTACCAATCCCATTCAATACTTCCAAAGCAATAAAATAGATCAATTAAATAGTCCAAAAGAAATTCTGAATTTAGATAATTCTAATCTAGTATTTAGTGCATTGGAGTTAAGCCGTGATGGTCATAGAATCAATATTCGTTTGTACAACCCATCATTAGTAGAACAAGTTGTCAACGAAACAATCCTATTAAAGGATAAAAAGAATGTTTCTTTTGTCGATTTAAAAGGTGACTTGCTTGAATCTTTAGGGAATATAAATGAAATTCCATTAGGTGAATTTAAACCAGGGGAAATTAAAACAGTTTCAATAGAAAGATAACACAAGAAAGGTCGAGCTAAGATGAAAATAAATATTGAGAAAATTCAGGATCCATTACTAAAAATCGCTAATAAAGTAGATAATAACAGTGTTTTACAAGCAATTAAAAATGCTTTTATCAGCAGTATTCCTTTTACTGTTGTGGGTTCCTTTTCTAATTTGATCAAGATGCAGATCGATGCATTTTTTGGAGAGACGGCAATCGGACAAACTGCTTCTGCGATTTTTGGTAATGTTTACCAAGGAACACTTGGAATCGTTGCATTACTGATCGTGTTTTCTACTGCTTATAACTATGCAAAAGAATTGATGAAAAAGCATCCAGAGGCCAATATCAATCCTTTGTTGGCAACACTATTAGCTTTCGCAGCTTATTTTGTAATGGTACCAAATAATGTGAATTTCGCAGATAGTTCTGCTGATATTTTACAAGGATATGCCAATAATTTCTTTAGTTATGAAGGAATGTTTACAGCGTTGATTGTCGGATTACTTGCTGTTTTTCTCTACTCGATTTTAGCAAAACATAAAATCGCCATCAAACTACCCGGAAATGTTCCGCCAAATGTGTTTGACTCATTCTTTGCATTGATTCCAATTTCTATCGTGTTATTAGTTTGTTCTGTCATGAAAGTTGTGATCGAGGCGTTTGATTTTAATTCCTTTATGGATATGGTCAGTCAACTTTTTGTTCAACCGTTGACTTCTGTTGGAACAGGGTTGCCTGCAATTATCGTTGTTATTTTGTTAGAACAAATATTATGGTTTTTAGGATTACATGGCTTCAATATTGTTTGGGGTGTTGTTTCAGCTTTGTGGTTGCCAATCTTCTTGGAAAACGTTGCAAAATTTGCCGAAACAAAAAGCTTTGCTGACATTTCTGTGGCACCAAATACAATGACGAATGTGTATGCAATGATCGGTGGTTCAGGGGCAACGTTTGGTTTGATTTTAGCCATCTTGATTTTTACACCAAAAACATACAGTGGACGTGAAGTCGCTAAACTTTCATTTATCCCAGGTTTATTCGGGATCAATGAGCCGATTATTTTTGGTTTTCCAATCGTTCTAAACCCATTAATGTTTATCCCGTTTGTATTTGTACCAGTATTTAATGCGATTGTTGCATACATTGTTACTAAAATTGGTTGGGTCGTCCCACTAGTTGTGTTAAATTCAGGTAATGAGCCAATCTTTATCAGTACTTGGATTTTAGGGGCATTCCATTTAAGCCCAGTAGTTTTAACGGCTGTTTTAGTTGTTTTAGATATCTTTATCTATGCGCCATTTGTTCGGATGAATATGAAATTTGATGAAAGCCAATTACTAAATGCACAAGATTAGTAGATGGTAAAATAACAAGAGATAAACTGGGTTAGAAGTAGCCCAGTCTCTTGTTTTATTTACTATAAAGAAAGAAGTGATCAATCATGGAAAGTTACATTGAACTAATTATTCAGGCAAATCAAAAAAAATTTACTGATGTAGAACGAGTGATTGCACAATATTTTCTTGACGGGAATAAAGAACTAGGGATTCAAGAGCTAGCTAAACAACTAAGTGTATCTAATTCTTCAATTACGCGTTTTTGTAAAAAAATTGGGTTAGCTAATTATAAAGAATTGATATACTTATATAAATATTCCAGTAAAGGAACAAAAAAACAAACCGATTCAAGTATTAGCTATGTAAATTTAAATTACTCATTACTGCTAAATGATATTATCGAAAAACTAGACAAAGATGAAGTAAAAAAAGCAGCGTTAATGATTGATGGTGGACGAATTATTCACTATTGGGGGACAGGGTATAATGCTTTTTGTGGAGAAGATTTCCAGTTTAAATTCTCTCGTCTTGGAAAAATTGTCAACGTGATCAAAGATGAACATTCCATTGTGATGATGGCTCATGGTGTCCAACAAGGTGATTTAGTTGTTGTATCTTCGATTTCGGGTGACAACGCAGCTATTCAGGAAGCAATAAAAATTGTTTCAGACAAACATGCAAAAGTGATTGTGATCACAGCAAATGAAAAAAGTTCCTATAAAGCATTTTCTGAAGCATTTTGTTTAACGAGTTCAATGGGGAAAAAAGATATGGGTGGGATATCACCTCAGATTCCTGTGTTGACGGTAATTGACATCTTATATACTGAAATACTAGCGATGTACCATGAAGATACAATTAAATCTTGGATTAAGTCAGAAGTGATTTTAAAAGGAAAGTAAAAAGGGGAATGATCATAAGAATGAACTATTCAAAATCAGTCATCGAAAATGTAAAAAAAATAGTAAGCGAACAATCCGACAATCCAAGATGGGGTGAAGTGTTCTCAAATTGCTTTGACAATACGCTAGAAACAACCGTAAAATCAACAGCCGAAGATACTTTTGTGATCACGGGCGATATCCCAGCAATGTGGTTGCGAGATTCATCTGCTCAAATAAAACCTTATTTGATCGTAGCAAATGAAGATGAAACTATCAAAAAAATGATTCGAGGATTAGTTGATCGTCAAGTAAAATGTATTTTGATCGATCCATATGCGAATGCTTTCAATGAAAAGGATAATGGCAATTGCTATCATGAAGATATCACACAAATGAATGGTTGGATCTGGGAACGGAAGTATGAAGTGGACTCATTGTGTTATCCAATCGAACTAGCTTACTTATTATGGAAAAAAACAGGGGAAACAAAGCATTTCACTAATGATTTCAAAAAAGCTGCAGAGATGATCATTCATGTTTTCAAAACTGAACAGCGGCATGAAAACTCACCTTATCGTTTTGAGCGTATTGGCGAAAGGCCAGAAGATACGCTTTCCAACAATGGATTTGGTGAAGCTTTCGGCTATACTGGTATGACTTGGTCTGGTTTCCGTCCAAGTGATGACAGCTGTACATATAATTATTTAATTCCAGCCAATATGTTTGCTGTTGTTATTTTGGGCTATTTAGAAGAAATTTTAAATGAATTTTATTTTGATACATTACAAGCTGAGAAGGCTTGTGAGCTAAAACTAGAAATCGATCATGGTATTAAGAAATGGGGGATTATTGACCATTTTGGGCAAAAAGTTTATGCTTATGAAGTGGACGGACTAGGCAACTACCTCTTAATGGATGATGCAAATGTACCAAGTTTGTTAGCAGCACCCTATTTAGGGTATTGTTCGATTGACGATCCTGTTTATCAAAATACACGAAAGCTGGTTTTATCTGATAAGAATCCATATTACTACGAAGGAAGTAAGTTAAAAGGGATTGGGAGTGAGCATACGCCTAAAGAGTATGTGTGGCCAATTGCACTGTGTATTCAAGGATTGACGACTAATGATCGATTTGAAAAAGCTGAACTTCTAAATAATTTAGTTCAGACAGATGCAGGTACAAATCACATGCATGAAGGAATCAATGTTCATGATCCTAACCTGTTTACTCGCGAATGGTTTTCATGGGCGAATATGATGTTTTGTGAGCTACTTTTAGATTATTTAAAAATAAGTAAATAGGAGAAAAGCAATGAAAAAATTTCCAGAACATTTTTTATGGGGAGCGGCTACTTCTGCACCGCAATCGGAAGGACATGGCTCCTTGAATGGAAAATCCCCTTCGACATGGGATAAGTGGTATGAAATGAATCCAGAGAAATTTCAAAAGAATCAAGGACCTGAACATACATCAAATATGTATGAAATGTACAGTGAAGATGTCAAAAGAATGAAAAATATCCATATGAATTCCTTTAGAACATCTATTGCTTGGACTCGTTTATTGCCAGATGGTAAAACAGTTAATCAAGAAGCTGTTACTTTTTACCGTAATTATTTTTCTGAATTACATGCAAATGGGGTAAAACCAATCATCAATCTATTTCATTTTGATATGCCTTGGTGGTTGATGGAAAAAGGTGGTTGGGAAACACGAGAATCAATTGATGCATTTTCTTTTTATGCGACTACTTGTTTTGAGCTGTTTGGTGATTTAGTGGATCAATGGACAACTTTCAATGAGCCTATGGTTCATGTAGAATGTGGCTACCTATACGGTTACCATTATCCTGCAGTTCATGATTTGAAAAAAGCTGTCCAAGTGGGTTTTCATACGTTAATGGCGCATACGATGGCTGTAAAAGCATTTAAAGACGGAAAGTATCAAGGGCAAATCGGAATCATTTTGAATGTCTCTCCATGTTATCCTAAAAGCCGATCGGAAGAAGATTTACGTGCAGCAGAACTTGCTGATTTACTGAATACAAAAAGTTTTTTGGATCCGACCGTTTTAGGTACAATACCGCCAAAGTTAGTAGAATGTTTAGCGGAAAATGAGCTTCTTCCGAAAGTTGCAGAGCAAGACTTAGAAATGATCAGAATGAACTTAGTTGATTTTATTGGTATGAATTATTATCAACCTCGTCGTGTTCAAGCGCCTGCTGAGGTGAATCAGCCAGCTATATCGCCAGCTGATTTTTATGATCATTATGATTGGCCGGATAAAAAAATCAATCCTTATCGAGGATGGGAAATTTATCCTGAGGCATTATATGATGTCGCAATGATGATCAAAAATGACTACAACAATATTGCCTGGTACGTGTCAGAAAATGGAATGGGTGTGGCAGATGAAGAGCGATTTTTGGATCAAACTGGGATGATTCAAGATGATTATCGGATTGAATTTATGGAAGACCATTTAAATCAGCTGCATAAAGGAATCGAAGCAGGAAGTAATTGCTTTGGCTACCATACGTGGACTTTTGTCGATTGCTGGTCTTGGCTGAATGGATATAAAAATCGTTATGGTTTTTACCGACTGGATTTAGAAAATGATGAGCGTTCTTTGAAAAAGAGCGGGATTTGGTTCAAAGAGCTGATTGATCGAAATGGCTTAATATAAGTGAAAGAATAAAGCTGGAAATAAATCTGGCTTTATTCTTTTTTGATTGGTGTTATAATAAATAAAGAAGATATTGTGTAAATTGAAAAGGCGTGATGAAGATAAATAATCGAGAACAACAAAAGAAATTTTCCGAACGAACAAATATCAGTAATAGTACATTTGACGCAATGAATACAAATCAAACTCGCTTTTCTAATGGTCAAGGTAAAAATATCCTGCCAACAGAGAGAGAACCATCCGCAGCTAGTTACTACTTTTCGACAGGATTTATATATTTTACAGGTGTTTTAATCGCGGTTGCTTTGTTTATCTTTGTTGTTCCTTTAATGAAGTATGTGGTATCAACGACTTTTTATGAAGGGGCGGGGTTTCTTTTATGCGGTTTACTTTTTTGTGTTGTAATGGGGTATCTATGGATTTATATTGGACTAAAATTTATCGAAAAATCTAGGAGATGATCTATTGAAAAGAAAAGTGATGCATCGAAGTAGCTACTCAGTACAGTTATGATCTGATAGAAGCTGTATTGAGAAAACTATTTCTGTCAGAACAAACTGTCTCTAACTTACAATATAGCAAAATAAGATGTAAGGAAGGTCTAGTTATGGAGAAAATGAAGTTAAAAAAGTATTGGCAAACTATTGAAGAACTGGCTTTTAGTGGTTGGGATTTTTCGTATATGAATCACAGATGGGAAATTGAAGAGTTGCCTTGGTGTTATTCTGAATTTGTTCGTGAGTATTTGTCCAAGGATCTGAATTTATTGGATATGGGAACTGGTGGAGGAGAATTATTACTGACATTTAATCATCCCTACGATAAGACTTGTGTAACTGAAGGATGGGAACCAAATTATCAGTTGCTAAAAGAAAAACTTCAACCTTTAGGTGTAACGATTGTTTTTGTTGCTGAAGATGATCAACTAAATTTTCCTAATGATTCCTTTGATATCGTTTTAAATAGGCATGAGTCTTATGATCTTGGGGAAGTAAGGAGAGTATTGAAACATGGCGGAGTTTTTATTACACAACAAGTTGGAGATCAAAATGGCTGTATTCTTTCAGAAAAATTGCTGAAGAATGTTCAACCAAAAATCAACAGGTGGTCACTAGAAACTGAACAAAAATCATTGTTAAAGGAAAATTTTGATACTATATTTGCTAGAGAATATTATCCATATCAACATTTTTACGATATGGAAGGATTGATTTATTACGTTAAAAGAGTACCCTGGGAATATCCCAATTTTTCTGTAGAAACTCATTTTGATGAATTACTTGCGCTTCAAGAAGAATTACTAAAGAATAGGTTCATTTATAATCAACAACATCGATTTGCTCTAGTAGGAAGGCTAAAAGGGTAACGAAGAAGCGTATAGTCAGCAAGTTTAGAGCTGGCTACACGCTTTTTAAGTTGTGATAAACAAACAAAAACTTATTTCACAACAAGGACATTACAAGGGGCAGATTGCACAACATAACTAGTCGTAGTGCCTAGTTGATTCGATTGGATCATCCCTTTACCAGTAGCTCCAACGATAATTAAATCAATTGCTTGATTTGTGGGTACTATTGTAGAAATCATTTCCTTTGGATTACCAATTTCAACAATTGGAATCACATCTTCTAAACCTTGTTCAGTGGCATAATAAATATTTTTTAATAGTTCCTTTTCGATAGCTTCTTTTTCTTCAGCCAATACTTTTGAATAAGCATAAGAGCTATGGCTGATTGCATTTTCGTCAACAACAGATAATAAATATAAGGTAGCATCTTTTTCTTTTGCAATAGCAACACCATGTTTTAAAGCTAGCTCAGAGTTTTTTGATCCATCCAGAGCGACTAAGATATTTGAGTAGTTATTGATCATTGTAATCAGCACCTTTCTTTATCTAACTTCATTATAGCACGTTCAATGGCAGAGGTTAAACGAATCGATGGAAAGCATGTGCTAGAGTCGAATTAAATCAAAAAAAGATAAGAAACCAGAATCAGACTGGGTTCTTATCTTTTTTGATTGCTTATAAGCCAAGGAAAGGTGCGGGATTAACAAAACCACTCCATAATCCTGTTGAAATACTGAAGTGTAGGTGAACACCGGTAGAATTTCCAGTAGTTCCCATGCCCCCTAAAGTTTGTCCAGCACTAACACTTTGTCCTGCTGCGACACTTAAGCTACTCATGTGTAAATAATAGGAATAATAGCCATTGTCATGTTTGATTACAACATGATTTCCTGCCATACCACTATAATTTGCACTAACGACTTCGCCTGAACGAGCAGCCATGATTGGTGTACCACTTGCGCCACCAAAATCGATGCCATCATGGAAACTGCCAGAAATCCCAGTAGGATCTTCACGACCGCCAAATCCACTCGTGATGTTCATACTTGCTACAGGAGCAGACCATCCGCCAGAAGAAGCTGGTGGAGGAGTAGGAGCTTGTTGTGTATTATCAGAAACATCATTGCTACCAGTATCTGCTGAAGTATCAGGCACACTTGCTGGCTGTTCCTTTTCTGTTGTTTGAGTAGTAGTAGTGGCTGTTGGTTTGATTTTAGCTTGTTCTTTCGCTTGCTTTTCAGCTAAAGCTTTGGCATCTGCTTCTTTTTTCTTTTCTTCAGCAATTGCTTTTAATTGGGCTTCTTTTTTCTTGATAGCTTCTTCTTTTTGTTTAACGAACTTGTCTTTTTCAGCCGTTTCTGTTGCAAGATTAGCAGCAATTTCATTGATTTTAACATTCTGTTCAAGTTTTGCCTCTGCCAAAGCTGCTTCTTTTTCTTCAAGTTCAGCGGTTTTCTTCTCAAGTGTTGCTAATGTTTCTGTCAGAGATACTTTCAGTGCGTCAAGATCTTTTTTGTCATTTTTTTGAGCAGTTAGAATGTCATTATTAGCGGTAACTAATGTATTGACAGCTAAGGCTTTTGAAATAGCATCAGAAATCGATTCAGCACTTAGTAAAACAGTTAGCATAGATTCTTGTTCATGATTTGTTTGAGTATTTCTTGCTTGAGCGCGCAACTGTTCATTTCGTTTTTTTATTTTAGTTTCTAAATTCGCAATATCAGTGTTTAATTTATTCATTTCTTTTTCATGTTTTTGTTTCTCAGAGAGAACAGTTTGATATTCTGTTTCGATTGTTGCGATTTCATTTTCTAAAGTTGCTAAGTAATCTTTAGCGTCCTTCTCGTTTTTTACGATATCTTCTATTTTTTTCATTTGATTTTCGATTTTTTGATCAAGATCATCCGCTAACACGCCCAGTGGTGCAACGTTTACTAGTAAAATAAATGAAAGTGTAATCAGTAGTTTTTTCTTCAAGTGATGTTCCTCGCTTTTTATTTATCATTTTAAACAGGGGATTAAAAAAAATCACCATTATCATTCTTTAATAACACAAGATAAAGTATACCATAACCTTTAGAGAATAATCATGTTTAAAGAGCAAGATTAATAGAGAACTCTGAAATTTAAAATCTGGCAACAAAGGTATCATCTAATTGTAATATATGACATTTACTATTAATAACAGAAATTAGTTGTAATAGTCATTTATAACATATTTTAGACTATATAAATGCTACATATCGTTGTATTCTGCATGAAATTCATCCAGTAAATCAAGGAAATCTTTTTTTATTTTGGAATACTTTTTCTTCACTGTTTTCTCAGACAAGGGTTTTCCTTTGATCTTTACTTTAGTAAGATCAGTATAATCAACTACTTTGGATCCTATTTCATTTCTATAGGAAATATCGTTAGTCACAACTTCGGACAATAGATTAAAGAGTTGAGGAATCGATAGAAAATTTTTACTTGATTCAGTGCGCTTTAATATATTGCATACTAGAAATAGGACAGAGGCATTTATTTCTTTTTGGGTGGAATCAGCTAATAACTCCTCTAGTATGGGTAAAAAGTCATTCCTATAGCGATCGTCTTGTTCAATCTTATACACAGCAAGATCTTCGGCAATTAATAGTGGTTGCTTTGAACGTTCTAATTGATAGTTTGTTTCAAATAATTCTGGAAATAACTCATTTGCAGTAGTT
This sequence is a window from Enterococcus sp. 7F3_DIV0205. Protein-coding genes within it:
- a CDS encoding glycoside hydrolase family 38 C-terminal domain-containing protein, whose translation is MKKIHVVAHTHWDREWYFSDNEAFIQFSYHMDEVIYALENNELDYYYLDGQLSILDDYLKVYPEKEARIIKLVTASKLFIGPWYTQMDEFVVAGESVVKNLQIGIDMSKRLGGYTSLGYLPDSFGQGKDMPKIYNGFGIQDAVFWRGMPSGVTKSREFYWTAEDGSKVLTINIRNGYYAGVTLVEGDLYQKKSMLDLVSEDSSTEIVTLPVGGDQRAVDRNLKAIIQEVNEQFDSEYKIEESNYPHIFNLLRARAENLPTVQGEFMSGSVSKIHRSIYSSRYDLKKLNDTIENRLIFQLEPLMLMADDLGIPFKRELLDYIWKLLLKNHAHDSIGGCNTDKTNEMILARYKEADQLSYSTIDYLVRKISESIEGIKENDLILFNTLPYTRTDPYVVEVSTKLENIKLFDENHSELDIQVISTEKVYAGEVRRSESDYDESKYYYIHKISFIKETLPLSYRIVTIEEQNEMIDNTDRTDRENAIIENDSYKISFAKGKFSILAKDQGKMYENCLYMEESGDEGDTYDYSPAYHDKIHQLTFDTTDASVQTGSFISTMTLKGSWQVPKDLNARKEQNLNEVIDYTFTLSLSKSSKRIDMKLKINNQALDHRMRFVVKTPVESQVSYADTLFGIVERNNHDPHINDWKELGWKEEPTEIYPMIHYANIHDTTASWTVISKGIKEYQVIDSKMYITLFRGVGFLGRPELLRRPGDASGNQFRYIPTPDSQLLGTLEMEFSLMIAEEFDPVKIQKEYQQYSVASPYYQVQLLNRFTNPIQYFQSNKIDQLNSPKEILNLDNSNLVFSALELSRDGHRINIRLYNPSLVEQVVNETILLKDKKNVSFVDLKGDLLESLGNINEIPLGEFKPGEIKTVSIER
- a CDS encoding antibiotic biosynthesis monooxygenase, whose product is MYIVTNTIKTETAHSQKIIKQFTAGHTKESMEAVDGFLNFQLMHRLLPEDPEITELVVLSRWTSKEHQKNWVNSQSFKQMHQRKDNKEEPENEKPKRAGFISSTIAEYDVLT
- a CDS encoding ABC transporter ATP-binding protein gives rise to the protein MIDLKDVTFSYEDQEKIIRQVDLKVNEGEFIVLCGKSGCGKSTLLRILNGLIPELYTGELAGTGSVLNQELLEKDFNEYVRDIGVVFQNPKTQFFTSDVYSELAFAMENYGVAQQEMIDRINEITRLFSLEEFLERSMFHLSGGQKQLIAFASASMLKHRLFLLDEPSSNLDEATINQLKTYLQVLKNQGMTIIVSEHRLYYLTDLADRYLIMDQGRIIENYTSHEMKEKSSLNIKKMGLRSLEQTYFKKSIQATESHGEIVLTCEELDFHYRKQPSVLNIPTLTLTSSHITGIIGCNGAGKSTFSKLISGLLKPNQGIIRLNQLALRPKELIKESFVVMQDVNLQLFFETVEKEISLNAKNTAEFDRVVQMLNLESLLLRHPQTLSGGEKQRVAIASALLSGKNVIIFDEPTSGLDLVHMEEVSNTIRWLHQEGILVLVITHDKEFLSQTCQRVLHFDQGQIIEDYFIETTIKD
- a CDS encoding PTS sugar transporter subunit IIC, which translates into the protein MKINIEKIQDPLLKIANKVDNNSVLQAIKNAFISSIPFTVVGSFSNLIKMQIDAFFGETAIGQTASAIFGNVYQGTLGIVALLIVFSTAYNYAKELMKKHPEANINPLLATLLAFAAYFVMVPNNVNFADSSADILQGYANNFFSYEGMFTALIVGLLAVFLYSILAKHKIAIKLPGNVPPNVFDSFFALIPISIVLLVCSVMKVVIEAFDFNSFMDMVSQLFVQPLTSVGTGLPAIIVVILLEQILWFLGLHGFNIVWGVVSALWLPIFLENVAKFAETKSFADISVAPNTMTNVYAMIGGSGATFGLILAILIFTPKTYSGREVAKLSFIPGLFGINEPIIFGFPIVLNPLMFIPFVFVPVFNAIVAYIVTKIGWVVPLVVLNSGNEPIFISTWILGAFHLSPVVLTAVLVVLDIFIYAPFVRMNMKFDESQLLNAQD
- a CDS encoding MurR/RpiR family transcriptional regulator; protein product: MESYIELIIQANQKKFTDVERVIAQYFLDGNKELGIQELAKQLSVSNSSITRFCKKIGLANYKELIYLYKYSSKGTKKQTDSSISYVNLNYSLLLNDIIEKLDKDEVKKAALMIDGGRIIHYWGTGYNAFCGEDFQFKFSRLGKIVNVIKDEHSIVMMAHGVQQGDLVVVSSISGDNAAIQEAIKIVSDKHAKVIVITANEKSSYKAFSEAFCLTSSMGKKDMGGISPQIPVLTVIDILYTEILAMYHEDTIKSWIKSEVILKGK